In the genome of Paenibacillus sp. FSL R5-0766, one region contains:
- the loaP gene encoding antiterminator LoaP: MGGSMNWYSFFVQSGKEEEIKLFMDRFYALQHLSCLVPKRMIPERKQGKTRHCTKVLFPGYIFIRTGQIHDLYYNIKKTPYILYMVNGGIHKHDQAANFFTPIPKEQMDWLIQLCGVNGTMGYSDIIIGGNQIKVTSGPLLGKEAMIRKIDKRKSRAKIEVQLLNEVKLIDVGINVLLA; this comes from the coding sequence ATGGGAGGATCTATGAACTGGTACAGCTTTTTTGTACAGAGTGGGAAAGAAGAAGAAATCAAACTTTTTATGGATCGATTTTATGCGCTACAGCACTTGAGTTGTCTAGTACCCAAACGAATGATTCCGGAACGAAAGCAGGGAAAGACTCGTCATTGCACCAAAGTATTGTTTCCAGGCTATATTTTTATCCGAACCGGACAGATTCACGATTTATATTACAACATCAAAAAAACACCATATATTTTGTATATGGTCAATGGCGGCATTCACAAGCATGATCAGGCTGCCAATTTTTTCACTCCGATTCCCAAGGAACAGATGGACTGGCTCATCCAGCTATGCGGTGTCAACGGAACCATGGGATACTCGGACATCATTATCGGCGGGAACCAAATCAAAGTAACGTCCGGACCACTCCTAGGCAAAGAAGCGATGATACGGAAAATTGATAAACGCAAGTCTAGGGCCAAAATTGAGGTACAGTTGCTGAACGAGGTCAAATTGATCGATGTTGGCATCAATGTCTTACTTGCTTGA
- a CDS encoding PRD domain-containing protein, whose amino-acid sequence MKITRIINNNVVCAVNERRQEMMLLGSGIGFQKKKGDDVDTEKIEKEFFLKSKNVTGKLYALLAQIPMEYIRVSDSIIQYAKQSLDKELNENIYLTLTDHINFAVSRYKQGMNFNNALLSEIKAFYANEYRVALKALDMINQEFNITLPEDEAGFIALHIVNAELGSEMEDTMKITQLIQKVLNIIRYQFKIHFNESSLHYSRLITHLKFFAYRLFNNTVMKSNDNDFLHIIKEKYKLEYQCSLRIAQLIRVDYGKELTEDELVYLTVHIKRVTDEERD is encoded by the coding sequence ATGAAAATCACGCGAATTATTAATAATAATGTCGTCTGCGCTGTAAATGAAAGACGTCAGGAAATGATGCTTCTAGGAAGTGGCATTGGTTTTCAGAAGAAAAAAGGAGACGATGTGGACACAGAGAAGATTGAGAAAGAATTTTTCCTGAAGTCCAAAAATGTAACTGGCAAATTATATGCCCTGCTCGCGCAGATTCCGATGGAGTACATCCGTGTGTCCGATAGTATTATTCAATATGCCAAGCAGTCCTTGGATAAAGAGCTGAATGAAAATATATATTTGACGCTAACAGACCATATTAACTTCGCCGTATCTCGCTATAAACAGGGAATGAACTTCAACAATGCGTTATTGTCTGAAATTAAAGCATTCTACGCCAATGAGTATCGAGTGGCTTTGAAGGCTTTGGATATGATTAATCAAGAATTCAACATTACGTTGCCTGAAGATGAGGCCGGCTTTATTGCGCTTCATATCGTCAATGCAGAACTCGGATCTGAAATGGAAGATACCATGAAGATCACGCAATTGATTCAAAAGGTCTTAAATATTATTCGTTATCAGTTCAAAATTCACTTTAACGAAAGTTCCCTTCACTACTCCAGACTGATCACGCATCTAAAGTTTTTTGCCTATCGTCTGTTTAACAATACGGTGATGAAAAGTAATGATAACGATTTCCTCCATATTATTAAAGAAAAATATAAGCTAGAGTACCAATGTAGTCTAAGAATTGCGCAGTTGATTCGGGTAGACTATGGGAAAGAATTAACCGAAGACGAATTGGTATATTTAACTGTTCATATCAAAAGGGTGACTGATGAAGAAAGGGATTGA
- a CDS encoding cytochrome P450 has product MNIKERSSFPDLNLVTGFKTNVEKYEPFAWYKKMRQEDPVHYNEAEDVWSVFKYEDVKRVAEDKEYFSNMVLAPPIIQDTIIFQDQPKHTISRALLAKAFTPKAMSSWASRIDMIVQELMESIEGRIEIDMVQDFASPLPMIVISELLGVPTSDREQFRDWANTLTLAPQENTPEEYIRIYQLQAQASEQLVAYFQDIIELKRLNPADDIISDLTQAEEDGEKLSSESLIASCVMLLIAGNETTTSLITNSIYTFNDHKLIKELAQHPQMIPSAVEEMLRYRSPLQRAIRKVLKRTEIGGKVLEPGDYVVNWIGSANRDEDIFEEGDKFILGRKNNPHLALGKGIHFCMGSHLARMEAKAALTAMLTTYPGLQVHPEYEVDVNPSNVYGLKSLSLLLQG; this is encoded by the coding sequence ATGAATATCAAGGAAAGAAGCAGTTTTCCCGATTTGAACTTGGTCACAGGTTTTAAGACCAACGTGGAGAAATATGAGCCATTTGCCTGGTACAAAAAAATGCGCCAGGAAGATCCGGTTCATTATAACGAAGCCGAGGATGTCTGGAGTGTATTCAAATACGAGGATGTCAAACGGGTTGCTGAGGATAAGGAATACTTCTCCAATATGGTGCTCGCTCCACCGATTATTCAGGATACGATCATTTTTCAGGATCAACCCAAGCATACCATCAGCCGCGCGCTGTTAGCCAAAGCATTCACCCCAAAAGCGATGTCCTCCTGGGCGTCCAGAATTGATATGATTGTCCAGGAGCTGATGGAATCGATTGAAGGACGCATCGAAATAGATATGGTGCAGGATTTTGCCTCCCCGCTGCCAATGATTGTTATTTCCGAGTTACTTGGCGTTCCTACAAGCGACCGTGAGCAGTTCCGGGACTGGGCAAACACACTGACGCTGGCTCCCCAGGAGAATACGCCCGAAGAATATATACGCATTTATCAGCTGCAGGCTCAGGCGAGTGAACAGCTTGTGGCCTATTTTCAGGACATCATTGAACTGAAACGCCTTAATCCAGCAGATGATATCATTTCTGACTTGACACAGGCAGAGGAAGATGGAGAAAAGCTGTCTTCCGAGTCGCTGATTGCAAGCTGTGTCATGCTGCTTATCGCAGGAAATGAAACCACCACCAGTCTCATCACCAACTCCATTTACACATTCAATGATCATAAACTGATTAAGGAACTGGCGCAGCATCCGCAAATGATCCCATCGGCTGTCGAGGAGATGTTACGTTACCGTTCTCCGTTGCAGCGCGCGATTCGCAAAGTGCTCAAACGCACAGAGATTGGCGGCAAAGTACTGGAGCCCGGCGACTATGTTGTCAATTGGATCGGTTCGGCGAACCGGGATGAGGACATATTTGAAGAGGGCGATAAGTTCATTCTTGGTAGAAAGAATAACCCCCATTTGGCTTTGGGTAAAGGCATCCATTTTTGCATGGGCTCCCATCTGGCCAGAATGGAAGCCAAAGCGGCGCTGACAGCGATGTTGACTACCTATCCCGGCCTTCAAGTGCATCCCGAATATGAGGTCGACGTCAATCCCAGCAATGTATACGGGCTGAAAAGTTTATCCCTTCTGCTTCAAGGCTGA
- a CDS encoding isoprenylcysteine carboxylmethyltransferase family protein, which produces MWIGFLLIIISLIRIPSVVIAMRNEKKIVAGGGTEYGNLNSKVLFVLQNLIYLSCIVYAFIYDVQFNALTVIGLVVYVFALCCLIYVIRKLSPFWTYKLYIARDHKLVQSSLFRLVRHPNYYLNIIPELIGFALISQAWPVFVPLFILHLITLFNRINLEEKVMKQTFTQY; this is translated from the coding sequence ATGTGGATTGGATTTTTGTTAATTATCATCTCACTCATTCGTATACCATCGGTTGTTATTGCCATGCGTAACGAGAAAAAGATCGTTGCAGGAGGCGGCACAGAATATGGCAACCTGAACAGCAAAGTGTTATTTGTGCTGCAAAACCTGATTTATCTGAGCTGCATTGTATACGCCTTTATTTACGATGTGCAGTTTAATGCATTAACCGTGATTGGTCTTGTCGTATATGTGTTTGCCCTTTGCTGTCTCATCTATGTTATTCGCAAACTCAGCCCTTTTTGGACATACAAGCTATACATTGCCAGAGACCACAAACTGGTGCAAAGCTCACTGTTTCGGCTGGTGCGCCATCCCAATTATTACCTGAACATCATTCCCGAGCTTATCGGTTTTGCACTGATTTCTCAAGCCTGGCCTGTATTTGTGCCTTTGTTTATCCTTCATCTCATTACACTGTTCAACCGGATTAATCTGGAGGAAAAAGTGATGAAACAAACGTTCACTCAGTACTAG